One genomic region from Populus nigra chromosome 8, ddPopNigr1.1, whole genome shotgun sequence encodes:
- the LOC133701644 gene encoding uncharacterized protein LOC133701644: MLRRNIRLRREYLYRKSLEGKERLLYEKKRKIKEALAEGKPIPTELRNEEAALRQEIDLEDENTAIPRSHIDDEYAKATERDPKILLTTSRDPSAPLTQFVKELKFVFPNAERINRGGQVISEIIESCRAHDYTDVILVHEHRGVPDGLVICHLPFGPTAYFELLNVVTRHDIKDKKAIGTMPEAHPHLILNNFKSKLGERTANILKHLFPMPKPDTKRIITFANQSDYISFRHHIYEKHGGPKSVELKEIGPRFEMRLYQIKLGTVDQTEAQNEWVLRPYMNTTKKRKFIGD, translated from the exons ATGCTCCGTCGAAACATCCGATTAAGAAGAGAGTATTTGTACCGAAAAAGCTTAGAAGGCAAAGAGCGTTTACTTTACGAGAAGAAACGCAAAATCAAAGAAGCCCTAGCTG AGGGAAAACCGATTCCTACTGAGCTTCGAAACGAAGAAGCCGCTCTTCGTCAAGAAATTGATCTTGAAGATGAAAACACCGCAA TACCGAGGAGTCATATTGATGACGAGTATGCGAAAGCGACCGAACGAGACCCGAAAATTTTATTGACTACGTCGAGGGATCCGAGCGCTCCTCTTACTCAGTTTGTTAAG GAATTGAAGTTTGTGTTTCCAAATGCGGAACGAATCAATCGTGGTGGTCAG GTTATATCTGAGATTATTGAAAGTTGTCGGGCACATGATTATACTGATGTGATTTTGGTGCATGAGCATCGTGGTGTGCCAGATGGTTTGGTTATATGCCATCTACCATTTGGTCCAACTGCTTACTTTGAATTGCTCAATGTG GTTACTAGACATGACATTAAGGACAAGAAAGCCATCGGAACTATGCCTGAGGCCCACCCACATTTGATTCTTAACAATTTTAAATCCAAG CTGGGAGAAAGAACAGCAAATATTCTAAAACATCTTTTCCCTATGCCGAAGCCAGATACAAAACGCATCATTACTTTTGCAAATCAATCTGACTATATCTCCTTCAG GCATCATATTTACGAAAAGCACGGAGGCCCTAAGTCTGTTGAGCTCAAAGAAATTGGTCCACGTTTCGAAATGCGGCTCTATCAG ATAAAGTTAGGGACAGTGGATCAGACCGAAGCACAAAATGAATGGGTGCTTAGACCATACATGAACACAACAAAGAAACGGAAGTTTATTGGAGATTGA